TATCGTAGCGGTTCGGCGCGTGTTGAGGATTCGTCATGCGCGGCGGGCGCGTTACGGCTTGTCTCTCTGCTGGCGGCGATTGCGAACTCCATGCCAGAGCGGCGCGCCCCAGGTAGCAATGGCGAGCAGCGAGCCGAAGAGCACCACGGCGTCGATGCTTTCGCGGCCCTGGCGCGCCCAGTAGACATCTTTGAGGTTGAGCCAGAGGGCAAACTCATCAAGGGTGAGCGCTGCGCCGACTCCATAAAGAATGGCCAGAAGACGGCTGAGAAAGATGGACCAGGGCGTGCTGCCGTTGCCGATTTCAGCAATGTCGCAAAAGCCCACGGCCAGCAGCAGCAGAATGCCCCACACCAGGTGATGAATGTGGCGGCCCTTCATGATGACCCAGTGAAATGGCCCGATGTGATGCGTGATGGACATGACCAGCAGGCGCACCACAAGAAAGGTAATGAAAAAACTCACCGAGGCGATGAAGAGGCGGCGGCGGGGACGGTCAGGGATGCGCTGGTGCAGCAACTGGCCGACCTGCGTGAGATAGAGCACGAGCAGGAGGATGGCGGTTCCGCAGAGAATGTAGATCAAGACGACCCAGGGCAGAGTCCATTGCATGGGGTGCGCTTCCCTCCTCGTTCGATTCTCTGCAGATTATGATGGAGCCGGAAATGGGTGACCAGCAGAAACGCCGCCCGCGGGCGGCGTTTCTGAGTCCGGAATGCTTTGCTGCAACTGAGGATTAGAGCGAAGACTCAATTTCGAAGCCCCAGGCTTCGAGAAGCGACTCAGGAATGTACTTGGAGTTACGATTCCGGCGAGCCCATTCACGAAGCCGGGTCGAACGCAGGTACTGGTCCGGGGTGAGCTTAAATTCCTTCACAACCTGCTCAAATGCTGTGACGGTGGGAACGACCGGGCCGATCGGCTCGGGCTTGCCCCAGTTAGGATTTCCACGACGCTTTGCCATTGATAATTGATTCCCCTAGCGTGAGGTGACGTACACATACCTGGATCTCAGAGCGAAGACAGCCTAGTTGAGAGCCAGAGTAACCACAAAACTCTACTATTCTAGGAAGTTTTTCTCCAAAAATCAATAGAAAACTGGCGACCGTGGTAAGCGGAGGAGCTGGCGAGATTTGGTAAATGACTGGGTGGCGGGGAGTTGCCGCGCGGCTGGCGGGAAGGCCGGAAAACGATAGAACGGAGCGCGGCAAGGGTTCCGCGCTCCGTTCGCACCAACACGGGTTGCTGACCTATGGCAGCAGAACGGTGTTGATGACCTGGATGACGCCGTTGGACTGGTAGACGTTGGGGATGGTGATCTCCGCGGTGCCGCCCTTGGCGTCGGTGATGTAGTAGTGGCCGTGCTTCTCAGTGGCCGTGAGCGTGCCGCCCTCGACGGTGGTCAGGGTCGCCTTGCCCATGCCGGCTTTGATCAGCTTGTGCAGCTTCTTGGTCGTGATGTCGCCGGCGACGACGTGGTACTTGAGGATGGCCTGGAGCTTGGCCTTGTTCTCAGGCTTGAGCAGCGTGCTGACGGTACCGGCAGGCAGCTTGTTGAATGCCTCGTTGGTAGGGGCGAAGACGGTGAAGGGGCCAGGGCTCTCGAGCGTCTGCACCAGACCGGCGGCCTTGACGGCGGCGACGAGGGTGGTGTGGTCCTTGGAGTTGACTGCGTTCTGGACGATGTTCTTTGTGGGGTACATGGCGGCGCCGCCGACCATGGGGTCCTTCTTTTGCGCATGAGCTGCCGACGCGCTGAGCACCAGGGCAGCCGCGAACACGAAACTAATTGCTTTCTTCATCGGATCATTCACCTTGTAGAGAGGAAATAGAGTTCACACACAGTTGCAAATTGCGAGAACGGGCTGCGTTGCCTGCCTGCTCTCTGCAAGCTGTTACGTGGAGAGATGTGAGGATGGATTGCGTGATTCTGGGTCATCCTGAGAGCACGCTACGGCATCAAACAAAACTGCTGCGGTGTTTGCTGCCAACACAACATGCTGGTGTATAACGGTGGGTGTTGATTTGAATCCCCCACTGGCCCAAGCCAGGAGAAGCAATCCGTTGAACGTAGTTCGCTCGTATCACCATCAAAGCCGGAGGACGGAAGCGTGACTGCCAGCCAGCAGCCTGTGCCCGATTCCGTGCTGATTGAGCGGATGATGGCTGGGGATGAAAACGCATTATCGACGTTGTATGACCGGTACTCGGGCATGCTGTATGGAATGCTGCTGCGTATTCTCAAAGATGCGCAGGCAGCCGAAGAAGTGCTGCAAGACCTGTTTCTACAACTCTGGCGATCTGCCGACAAATTTGATGTGAACCGCGGTTCCCTGCCGGCGTGGCTGATGGTGATTGGGCGGAATCGCGCGATTTCGCGCCTGCGGGTGAGGCCCACACGCGAGATATTGGAAGAGTCTGACGGACATTATGCGAATACGCTGGCGGCAGCGGACAATATTGAGGGAGAAGCCGCTCGCCACCAATTGATGGAGCGCATGCGCATTGCGATGAATCAGTTGCCGCAAGAGCAGCGCCAGGCCATAGAACTTGCCTACTTTGAAGGATTGACACAAAGCGAGATTGCAGCCCGGACGGGCAGCCCGCTCGGCACCGTGAAGACACGGGTTCGGACAGGCATGCAATCTCTGAAGCAGTTATTGAATTAGCGATGGAACGGCACTCCAATCCGGAAGACTTTGACCTCTACGCGCTGGGCGCGCTAGACGGCGAAGAGAGGACGACCTTTGAGTCGCACCTGAGGACCTGCGCGTATTGCCAGCAGCAGTTGGCCGAAGCGCAGGCGGTGTGCGCCCTGATCGGGATGTCCACGGAGCCGGTTGCGCCTGCTCCCTCAGTGAAGGCGGGCCTGATGCAGCGCGTGAAGGCTGAGCCTCACCCGGCTGCGGCAGCCGCAGTGCCGGTGAAGCCGGTGTCCCGAAAGCGGCACTGGGGATTGCGCTTCTCCCTGGGGTTTGCGCTGATTGCGGTGATTCTGGGATTGACGACCACGTGGCTGTGGAAGCTGAATGAGCACCACTTGCAGCAGATTGATTCGCTGCAGGCGCGGCTGGATGCCACGCAGGAGCAGGCGACGCAGAGTGCGGCGGCGATGCATGCGGTGACGGCGGTGGTGGGCGCTCCGGACACGATGCAGGTGACGCTCCAGCAGCAGGCGGGCGGACCTCCGGGACAGGCGCATGTGCTGTATAACGCGCGGCTGGGCGTGGTGGTGTACTCGGGCGAACTGGCTCCGGCCCCCGCGGACAAGAGCTACCAGTTGTGGCTGGTGCCGGCATCGGGCGTGCCGGTGAGCGCGGGAATTGTTGAGCCGAACCAGGAGACGAAGGCTGCTGTGGTGCATCTGCCGGAAGGGCTGGCGCCGAAGGCCTTTGCGGTGACGGTCGAGCCGAAGGGCGGGAGTCCGCAGCCGACGGGCGCGAAGGTGCTGGTGGGGTTGGCGAGCAGTTAGCGGCTCGGGGTTGAAGGATGGAAGGGCGCGGCGGGAGCCGCGCCCTTTTGCGTTTGGGGTAAGTCCGCCCAAGCGGAGCCTGGACGGGGTACCCGGGTGGCGAAGTGAACGGCAACTCCCCACTCAAGCCAAAACCAGGCTTGAATGGGGCACCCGGCACCCAGTGGGGGCCGGTGGGAGGAACTTGCGGCGGCGGATGAGACGGAAGCCGCGCCGGGATCCTTCGGCCGACGGCCTCAGGATGACGCGTCTTGAGGGGTTGGATGGGAATGTGAATGGGGATTCACATTTTTTCAGGATTTGGGTGTTGCGGGCGGAGATGGATCGGCGTAAGTCACTGATTACAGGCCGCCTAGTGAATGACCAGATAATATGTGAATGCGGATTCACTTTCGGCCTATTTTTTCAGGGACGGGATTGGGGAGGGTGAATGGAGGGCGTGCAGATGAGATTAAGTGTCTTATTTTCAGTATATTGAGGGGAAACCTGCGGCGTTTTGAAATGTGAATCAGGAATCACATTTTGGAGGGGCGTTTTTGGGGTGGAGTGAGAGGATTCCCTTACTCTTAGGATAGCGGATTGGGTGGTTTTTTCCGGCGGTTTACCGTCCATGAAGATTGAATCTCGACTGTCCCTGCTTCTCCGGTTGCATAGTGCCGGAAGCTGGACCATGACCACTGCTCGGGCTGGGCGACCAGGCCGCGCTTGACTGGATTGCGATGCATGTATCGCAGCTTTTCCACCCTTTTGGCGGGGCTATAGACGTTGAAGTCGTAATAGCGGGCCTGCCAGAAGGGGCGCTCACGCCTCTGCACCGCGACCGAGAGCTTCACGGCCTGCAATGCCTTGGCCAACATGGCCTCACGTGGCTCGCTGACGAGCAGGTGGACATGCTCGGGCATGACGACGTAACCGAGGAGAAGGAAATCGTATCGCTGCCGCATCGCCTCCAGGGAGTGTTCGAAGAGCTCCCGAGCGCTTGCGTGGTCCAGGTAGGGCTTCCTTCCGTGACAACTGAAGGTCACGAAGTGGAGATCGCCGGTGTTCTGGTAGCGGACGAGGGCTTTTGGCATGGGGGCATCGTATCCCACATCTCGGCAAGATGTGGGATACCCGATCCGAGTTCTAGTGACGAAGGTGTTTTGGGGCTTGGGAGAACCCACATCTCGGCGAGATGTGGGGTACCCGGTTTTGTTTCGGGTGACGAAGGTGTTTTGGGGGCTTGGGAGAACCCACATCTCTGCGAGATGTGGGGCACCCGGTTTTGTTTCGGGTGACGAAGGTGTTTTGGGGCTTGGGAGAACCCACATCTCTGCGAGATGTGGGGCACCCGGTTTTGTTTCTCTGGACGTGGGAACATTAGAGCATTGCCATGGAATTAGTTGAGTTGTTGCGGAGTGTGTTTGGGTTTGCGGGGTTTCGGGAGAATCAGGAAGCGGTTTGCCGGGCGGTGGCCGGGGGGCGCGATGCCCTGCTGGTAATGCCGACCGGAGCCGGGAAAAGCATCTGCTACCAGTTGCCGGCGCTGGCACGGGGCGGGCCGGCGGTGGTGGTGAGTCCGCTGATTGCGCTGATGGATGACCAGGCGGGGCGGCTGGCTTCGCATGGGGTGCGGACGGCGCGTATCCACTCCGGAGTGCCGCGCGAAGAGGCGCGGCAGGCGTGTCGGGACTATCTGGACGGGACGCTGCAGTTCCTGTTCATTGCGCCGGAGCGGCTGCGGGTGCCGGGTTTTCCGGAGATGCTGGCGCGGCGGACTCCGGCGCTGATTGCGGTGGATGAGGCGCATTGCATCTCGGGCTGGGGACATGACTTCAGGCCGGACTACCGGACGCTGGGCGAGTGGCTGCCGATGCTGCGTCCGGCGCCGATTAT
The DNA window shown above is from Acidobacterium capsulatum ATCC 51196 and carries:
- a CDS encoding fasciclin domain-containing protein, which gives rise to MKKAISFVFAAALVLSASAAHAQKKDPMVGGAAMYPTKNIVQNAVNSKDHTTLVAAVKAAGLVQTLESPGPFTVFAPTNEAFNKLPAGTVSTLLKPENKAKLQAILKYHVVAGDITTKKLHKLIKAGMGKATLTTVEGGTLTATEKHGHYYITDAKGGTAEITIPNVYQSNGVIQVINTVLLP
- a CDS encoding sigma-70 family RNA polymerase sigma factor, with amino-acid sequence MTASQQPVPDSVLIERMMAGDENALSTLYDRYSGMLYGMLLRILKDAQAAEEVLQDLFLQLWRSADKFDVNRGSLPAWLMVIGRNRAISRLRVRPTREILEESDGHYANTLAAADNIEGEAARHQLMERMRIAMNQLPQEQRQAIELAYFEGLTQSEIAARTGSPLGTVKTRVRTGMQSLKQLLN
- a CDS encoding anti-sigma factor — translated: MERHSNPEDFDLYALGALDGEERTTFESHLRTCAYCQQQLAEAQAVCALIGMSTEPVAPAPSVKAGLMQRVKAEPHPAAAAAVPVKPVSRKRHWGLRFSLGFALIAVILGLTTTWLWKLNEHHLQQIDSLQARLDATQEQATQSAAAMHAVTAVVGAPDTMQVTLQQQAGGPPGQAHVLYNARLGVVVYSGELAPAPADKSYQLWLVPASGVPVSAGIVEPNQETKAAVVHLPEGLAPKAFAVTVEPKGGSPQPTGAKVLVGLASS
- a CDS encoding REP-associated tyrosine transposase, yielding MPKALVRYQNTGDLHFVTFSCHGRKPYLDHASARELFEHSLEAMRQRYDFLLLGYVVMPEHVHLLVSEPREAMLAKALQAVKLSVAVQRRERPFWQARYYDFNVYSPAKRVEKLRYMHRNPVKRGLVAQPEQWSWSSFRHYATGEAGTVEIQSSWTVNRRKKPPNPLS